A single genomic interval of Mangifera indica cultivar Alphonso chromosome 5, CATAS_Mindica_2.1, whole genome shotgun sequence harbors:
- the LOC123217545 gene encoding homeobox-leucine zipper protein HOX3-like, with amino-acid sequence MAVLPRSSSGLELTISVPGFSSSPSLPNSSGDQGACGMKDLDINQVPSGGGGGEEDWNTTASMEDEEETSNGGPPRKKLRLSKEQSRLLEESFKQNHTLNPKQKEALAMQLKLRPRQVEVWFQNRRARSKLKQTEMECEYLKRWFSSLTEQNRRLQREVEELRAMKVGPPTVISPHSCEPLPASTLTMCPRCERVTTTAVDKGPATKVNAASSKPATMSPKLGTAVLQSR; translated from the exons ATGGCGGTTTTACCCAGAAGCTCTTCCGGCTTGGAGCTGACGATATCCGTTCCCGGcttctcttcttctccttctctccCCAACTCCTCCG GTGATCAAGGGGCCTGTGGAATGAAAGATTTGGACATAAACCAAGTGCCAtcaggaggaggaggaggagaagaggATTGGAACACAACGGCAAGTatggaagacgaagaagaaaCCAGCAATGGAGGTCCGCCGAGGAAGAAGCTTCGTCTCTCCAAAGAACAATCTCGTCTTCTCGAAGAAAGTTTCAAGCAAAACCACACATTAAACCCC AAACAGAAAGAGGCATTGGCGATGCAGTTGAAGCTGCGGCCACGGCAAGTTGAGGTGTGGTTTCAAAACCGGAGGGCCAG AAGCAAGCTGAAGCAGACAGAAATGGAATGCGAGTACTTGAAGAGATGGTTCAGTTCATTGACTGAGCAGAATCGGAGGCTGCAGAGGGAAGTGGAGGAGCTCAGGGCGATGAAAGTGGGGCCGCCGACGGTGATATCACCACACAGTTGCGAGCCACTCCCAGCATCGACTCTGACAATGTGTCCACGGTGTGAGCGTGTGACTACCACGGCTGTCGACAAAGGCCCGGCCACCAAAGTAAATGCCGCCTCCTCCAAACCCGCTACCATGTCCCCAAAATTGGGGACGGCCGTCCTGCAATCAcggtag